In a single window of the Heliangelus exortis chromosome 1, bHelExo1.hap1, whole genome shotgun sequence genome:
- the LOC139797738 gene encoding arylsulfatase D-like isoform X3, which translates to MSMEMYLPRPLTYLFWNIFISSAAMDSKPNMLLFLADDLGIGDIGCYGNNTIRTPNIDHLAREGVKLTQHIAAASFCTPSRAAFLTGRYPIRSGMASSNRYRVLQWNAGSGGLPANETFARLLQQQGLIGKWHQGVNCESFNDHCHHPLNHGFDYFYGMPLTLRQSCQENKPSELDGPLQAQLWLCGQIITLAGLTLTAGKLTGLISIHWKIIACFALVGGLFFTSWYSSCGFVRYWNCILMRNHEVTEQPMRSERTASLMLKEALSFIKRNRHGPFLLFVSFLHVHTPLFTTAKFLGKSHHGLYGDNIEEMDWMVGKILDSLDKEGLKNNTFTYFASDHGGLLEAQDGSAQLGGWNGIYKGTKSTTTLYEWWNQKPNEFVCLKLLRLEQVMFSP; encoded by the exons ATGAGCATGGA gATGTACCTCCCAAGGCCACTGACATATTTATTCTGGAACATATTTATCTCAAGTGCAGCTATGGATTCTAAACCAAATATGCTTCTGTTTTTGGCTGATGATCTTGGCATTGGAGATATAGGTTGTTATGGGAACAATACCATAAG GACCCCGAACATTGACCACCTGGCAAGAGAAGGAGTGAAGCTTACTCAGCACATTGCAGCAGCTTCCTTCTGCACTCCGAGCAGAGCAGCTTTCCTCACTGGAAGATACCCCATCAGATCAG GGATGGCTTCCAGCAACAGGTACCGGGTGCTGCAGTGGAATGCTGGCTCAGGAGGGCTCCCTGCTAATGAAACAtttgccaggctgctgcagcaaCAAGGACTCATAG gAAAGTGGCATCAAGGTGTAAATTGTGAATCCTTCAATGATCACTGTCACCATCCTTTAAATCATGGGTTTGACTACTTCTATGGTATGCCCTTAACACTTCGACAAAGCtgtcaagaaaacaaaccctcaGAGCTGGATGGACCCCTCCAAGCTCAGCTTTGGCTTTGCGGTCAGATAATTACCCTTGCTGGGCTCACTCTCACTGCTGGAAAACTGACTGGTTTGATTTCCATCCACTGGAAGATAATTGCCTGTTTTGCTTTGGTGGGCGGCCTCTTCTTCACTTCTTGGTACTCCAGTTGTGGCTTTGTGAGGTATTGGAACTGTATCCTGATGAGGAACCATGAGGTCACTGAGCAACCAATGAGGTCAGAGAGGACTGCTTCCCTCATGCTGAAGGAGGCTCTGTCATTTATCAAAAG aaacagGCATGGACCATTCCtcctctttgtttcctttttacatGTTCACACACCCCTCTTTACTACGGCAAAATTTCTTGGTAAGAGCCATCATGGTTTATATGGAGACAATATAGAAGAAATGGACTGGATGGTGG GTAAAATTCTGGATTCACTTGACAAAGAAggtttgaaaaataatacatttacaTACTTTGCCTCTGATCATGGAGGACTTTTGGAAGCTCAGGATGGATCTGCTCAGCTAGGTGGCTGGAATGGTATTTATAAAGGTACAAAAAGCACTACGACTTTATATGAATGGTGGAATCAGAAACCTAATGAATTTGTCTGCCTCAAGCTATTAAGGCTGGAACAAGTTATGTTTTCACCTTGA
- the LOC139797738 gene encoding arylsulfatase D-like isoform X1, which yields MSMEMYLPRPLTYLFWNIFISSAAMDSKPNMLLFLADDLGIGDIGCYGNNTIRTPNIDHLAREGVKLTQHIAAASFCTPSRAAFLTGRYPIRSGKWHQGVNCESFNDHCHHPLNHGFDYFYGMPLTLRQSCQENKPSELDGPLQAQLWLCGQIITLAGLTLTAGKLTGLISIHWKIIACFALVGGLFFTSWYSSCGFVRYWNCILMRNHEVTEQPMRSERTASLMLKEALSFIKRNRHGPFLLFVSFLHVHTPLFTTAKFLGKSHHGLYGDNIEEMDWMVGKILDSLDKEGLKNNTFTYFASDHGGLLEAQDGSAQLGGWNGIYKGTKSTTTLYEWWNQKPNEFVCLKLLRLEQVMFSP from the exons ATGAGCATGGA gATGTACCTCCCAAGGCCACTGACATATTTATTCTGGAACATATTTATCTCAAGTGCAGCTATGGATTCTAAACCAAATATGCTTCTGTTTTTGGCTGATGATCTTGGCATTGGAGATATAGGTTGTTATGGGAACAATACCATAAG GACCCCGAACATTGACCACCTGGCAAGAGAAGGAGTGAAGCTTACTCAGCACATTGCAGCAGCTTCCTTCTGCACTCCGAGCAGAGCAGCTTTCCTCACTGGAAGATACCCCATCAGATCAG gAAAGTGGCATCAAGGTGTAAATTGTGAATCCTTCAATGATCACTGTCACCATCCTTTAAATCATGGGTTTGACTACTTCTATGGTATGCCCTTAACACTTCGACAAAGCtgtcaagaaaacaaaccctcaGAGCTGGATGGACCCCTCCAAGCTCAGCTTTGGCTTTGCGGTCAGATAATTACCCTTGCTGGGCTCACTCTCACTGCTGGAAAACTGACTGGTTTGATTTCCATCCACTGGAAGATAATTGCCTGTTTTGCTTTGGTGGGCGGCCTCTTCTTCACTTCTTGGTACTCCAGTTGTGGCTTTGTGAGGTATTGGAACTGTATCCTGATGAGGAACCATGAGGTCACTGAGCAACCAATGAGGTCAGAGAGGACTGCTTCCCTCATGCTGAAGGAGGCTCTGTCATTTATCAAAAG aaacagGCATGGACCATTCCtcctctttgtttcctttttacatGTTCACACACCCCTCTTTACTACGGCAAAATTTCTTGGTAAGAGCCATCATGGTTTATATGGAGACAATATAGAAGAAATGGACTGGATGGTGG GTAAAATTCTGGATTCACTTGACAAAGAAggtttgaaaaataatacatttacaTACTTTGCCTCTGATCATGGAGGACTTTTGGAAGCTCAGGATGGATCTGCTCAGCTAGGTGGCTGGAATGGTATTTATAAAGGTACAAAAAGCACTACGACTTTATATGAATGGTGGAATCAGAAACCTAATGAATTTGTCTGCCTCAAGCTATTAAGGCTGGAACAAGTTATGTTTTCACCTTGA
- the LOC139797738 gene encoding arylsulfatase D-like isoform X2, producing MSMEMYLPRPLTYLFWNIFISSAAMDSKPNMLLFLADDLGIGDIGCYGNNTIRTPNIDHLAREGVKLTQHIAAASFCTPSRAAFLTGRYPIRSGKWHQGVNCESFNDHCHHPLNHGFDYFYGMPLTLRQSCQENKPSELDGPLQAQLWLCGQIITLAGLTLTAGKLTGLISIHWKIIACFALVGGLFFTSWYSSCGFVRYWNCILMRNHEVTEQPMRSERTASLMLKEALSFIKSHHGLYGDNIEEMDWMVGKILDSLDKEGLKNNTFTYFASDHGGLLEAQDGSAQLGGWNGIYKGTKSTTTLYEWWNQKPNEFVCLKLLRLEQVMFSP from the exons ATGAGCATGGA gATGTACCTCCCAAGGCCACTGACATATTTATTCTGGAACATATTTATCTCAAGTGCAGCTATGGATTCTAAACCAAATATGCTTCTGTTTTTGGCTGATGATCTTGGCATTGGAGATATAGGTTGTTATGGGAACAATACCATAAG GACCCCGAACATTGACCACCTGGCAAGAGAAGGAGTGAAGCTTACTCAGCACATTGCAGCAGCTTCCTTCTGCACTCCGAGCAGAGCAGCTTTCCTCACTGGAAGATACCCCATCAGATCAG gAAAGTGGCATCAAGGTGTAAATTGTGAATCCTTCAATGATCACTGTCACCATCCTTTAAATCATGGGTTTGACTACTTCTATGGTATGCCCTTAACACTTCGACAAAGCtgtcaagaaaacaaaccctcaGAGCTGGATGGACCCCTCCAAGCTCAGCTTTGGCTTTGCGGTCAGATAATTACCCTTGCTGGGCTCACTCTCACTGCTGGAAAACTGACTGGTTTGATTTCCATCCACTGGAAGATAATTGCCTGTTTTGCTTTGGTGGGCGGCCTCTTCTTCACTTCTTGGTACTCCAGTTGTGGCTTTGTGAGGTATTGGAACTGTATCCTGATGAGGAACCATGAGGTCACTGAGCAACCAATGAGGTCAGAGAGGACTGCTTCCCTCATGCTGAAGGAGGCTCTGTCATTTATCAAAAG CCATCATGGTTTATATGGAGACAATATAGAAGAAATGGACTGGATGGTGG GTAAAATTCTGGATTCACTTGACAAAGAAggtttgaaaaataatacatttacaTACTTTGCCTCTGATCATGGAGGACTTTTGGAAGCTCAGGATGGATCTGCTCAGCTAGGTGGCTGGAATGGTATTTATAAAGGTACAAAAAGCACTACGACTTTATATGAATGGTGGAATCAGAAACCTAATGAATTTGTCTGCCTCAAGCTATTAAGGCTGGAACAAGTTATGTTTTCACCTTGA
- the LOC139797710 gene encoding arylsulfatase D-like, whose product MIWQLKSHWTSLVTLLIFGLLLQLPLTQPSIITQPNIVLFMADDLGIGDVGCYGNDTIRTPSIDRLAKEGVKLTQHISAAPLCTPSRAAFLTGRYPLRSGMDAINDYRVLFWNGGSGGLPPNETTFAKILQQQGYSTGLIGKWHQGVNCESRKDHCHHPLNHGFDYFYGMPFTLISDCQPTEPPEMDRAFRRKLWLYTQTICLVTLTAALGKLTGLISVRWKTLTCLAGFSLLFFVSWFSSYGFVRYWNCIMMRNHEVTEQPMVTDRTTSLILRESVSFIERNKHKPFLLFLSFLHTHTPLLTTEKFLGRSRHGLYGDNVEEMDWMVGQVLDAIDKEGLKNTTLVYFTSDHGGWLERQEGERQLGGWNGIYRGGKAMGGWEGGIRVPGIFRWTGVLPAGTVIDEPTSLMDIYPTVVHLAGGVLPQDRVIDGRDLMPLLQGVAEHSEHEFLFHYCGVHLHAVRWHQKDSGAIWKAHYMTPIFRPPGAGGCYDRGFCPCFGEGVTHHDPPLLFDLSRDPSEAKPLSADTEPHFDTVIRRIRRATEEHRRTLTPVPEQLSVYNVVWKPWLQPCCGTFPFCWCDKEGDKLANL is encoded by the exons ATGATTTGGCAACTAAAATCTCATTG GACATCCCTGGTCACACTTCTGATTTTTGGTCTGCTTCTGCAGCTACCGCTGACACAGCCCTCCATCATCACACAGCCAAACATTGTCCTGTTCATGGCTGATGACCTCGGCATAGGGGATGTAGGTTGCTATGGGAATGACACTATCAG GACCCCGAGCATTGATCGCCTGGCAAAGGAAGGAGTAAAACTCACCCAGCACATCTCTGCAGCTCCACTTTGCACCCCTAGCAGAGCAGCTTTCCTCACAGGGAGATATCCCCTCCGATCAG gGATGGATGCTATAAATGATTACCGTGTTCTTTTTTGGAATGGTGGCTCAGGAGGGCTTCCTCCCAACGAAACCACTTTTGCCAAAATACTGCAGCAGCAAGGCTACAGCACAGGACTCATAG GGAAGTGGCATCAAGGTGTTAATTGTGAATCCCGCAAAGACCATTGCCATCACCCTTTAAACCATGGGTTTGACTATTTTTATGGGATGCCTTTTACACTTATCAGTGACTGCCAACCAACAGAACCACCAGAGATGGACAGAGCCTTTAGAAGGAAACTCTGGCTTTACACTCAGACGATTTGCCTCGTTACTCTCACCGCTGCCCTGGGAAAGCTGACGGGCTTGATTTCAGTCCGCTGGAAAACACTGACCTGCCTTGCTGGATTTAGCCTCCTCTTCTTTGTATCCTGGTTCTCAAGTTATGGGTTTGTACGATACTGGAACTGCATTATGATGAGAAACCACGAGGTTACTGAGCAGCCAATGGTGACAGACAGGACAACGTCCCTTATATTGAGAGAGTCTGTTTCATTTATTGAAAG aaataaacacaagccattcctcctctttctgtcctttttgCATACACACACCCCTCTTCTCACCACAGAGAAGTTTCTTGGGAGAAGTAGACATGGGTTATATGGAGACAATGTGGAGGAAATGGACTGGATGGTGG GCCAGGTTCTAGATGCTATTGACAAGGAAGGTTTGAAAAATACTACACTCGTTTACTTTACTTCTGATCATGGTGGATGGCTGGAAAGACAAGAAGGTGAAAGGCAGCTGGGTGGCTGGAATGGAATATACAGAG gtgGCAAAGCTAtgggaggctgggaaggaggaatACGTGTCCCAGGGATATTTAGATGGACAGGAGTGTTACCTGCAGGCACAGTTATTGATGAGCCTACAAGTCTTATGGACATTTATCCTACAGTAGTTCATCTGGCTGGAGGGGTTCTACCCCAGGACAG GGTAATTGATGGCCGGGACTTGATGCCTTTACTACAAGGAGTAGCTGAGCACTCAGAGCACGAGTTCCTGTTTCATTACTGTGGCGTTCACTTACACGCTGTGCGTTGGCACCAAAAGGACA gTGGAGCCATCTGGAAGGCTCATTACATGACCCCCATCTTCCGCCCACCTGGGGCTGGAGGCTGTTATGATAGAGGATTTTGCCCATGTTTTGGGGAGGGTGTGACCCACCATGACCCTCCGTTGCTCTTTGATCTCTCAAGAGACCCTTCTGAAGCCAAACCTCTCTCAGCTGACACCGAGCCCCACTTTGACACTGTAATAAGGAGGATCAGAAGAGCCACAGAGGAGCATCGCAGGACACTGACTCcagtcccagagcagctctctgTGTACAATGTGGTGTGGAAGCCGTGGCTGCAGCCGTGCTGTGGGACATTCCCATTCTGTTGGTGTGATAAGGAGGGTGACAAACTTGCCAACCTATAA